The DNA window ttaataatataaaattattatgttataatttttatgttattagtaaataatattaatttgttatatatttaattaataatatatttttttaattattatgttgttacttataaaataatatatatatatataataataatttaatgcataatttcttttttaatattattagtacaaaatatataacattcatttaattatttatacaggTACCAATAAGAATATAGAAAATAtatgaaacaaaaaaatttatttttttcacaagtAGTGATTCACTTCCCAAATTTCATGAGAGATTTCCCAAATAGCCTTCCATTTAACTTTCCAAATTAGCGTTCAATCTTTCCAAATTAATCtcttttattattcaaattctcGAATTAacttggtatatatatatatatattaatataataaattattattaaatatatattatatatttaattatttaaattattattttttataatatattaaatattattattacctttataaataattaatatatatttgtatttatcgATCATatcaatgatgaaatataaatattatcgCTCAATAAAGATTATTGCAAAATACGGACAAAAACTTTGAATGTTCTTCAAAATGGCCATACTTATTACAAGTTGTCaagagatttatttgaaaagattgAAAGCAAGGTGTCAGCGCATAAAATTGTTTCATACAATCAGCAAACTGGGATCTTTGAGGTGACTAATGCacgttacaaaataaaataaaggtttTTGAAAAGGTGACAACAAGCATATCGTCGACCTACGTAGAGGATTTTGTTCCATGCTCGCATATAGTTGCTAGTTGTTTAATATGCAAGCTTGATTGGATTCAATACATTGAGGCCTCGTTTGATGAAGgagtttttgggataaaacccagtttttatcccaaaactcaaacatcttatcaatcatcaaatcaaataattttatcatttaaataccaaaattaccttttaattttatattctctctaaaccatcattctctcacctacACCATATCTTCTAAAGTGAAAGGGCaaattagtctttaaattttaaaaacaagttttttcctactttttatcaaacaaggattttttggataaaacccaGATAAAATCCAAAAAACCCCTTCCTCAAACAAGGCATGAGTCATATCACAATTTGACAACACTTTTTAAGATATGGCAATATGAATTTCATCACATGCCTAAGGAAGCATATTGGACGTTCCCATTAACACATGATTGGGAAAAATATGGTAATCTCATTTCCAATGAAATTtgagaaaggaaaaaaataaacgAGGTCAAAGTCAACGAATTTGAACTGAAATGAACAATTCACGAATGACCATAATTTGTGGGAGGTGTGGCCAAAAAATTTATACGAGACGTAGTAAACGATGTTATCAGCAAAATAGTCAATAGTTTTAAAATGagattattataatatgtttttattaattattaagttgttgtatcactcattttatattgttttatcgttatcttaaatgatttttatttttataatttgtataaatcatttataaaaaaaagtcgttatattgaaataattatatattaattatttatgagggtgattataatatttattatattataaaaaataataatttaaataaataaatgtataatatatatatttaataataagttattatattaataaaaaaaattaaatatatatatataattaactcgAGTTTGAATAGTGAAAAAgactagtttaaaaaaaattaacaattatcATGAAAAgttgaattgaaaatgaggctaatctatatatataatgatgcttaatttttaaagtgtccggattgccgggtcgagagagagctgtggttaatttggatatatatgagagtaaatggatacttaggtcggattgtgggttgacccgtccataaatataaaacggttaaaaataaaattaaaaatgctataggtatggttcgaacttgcaacctaacaaaataagtacaaccttttaaccaactagactaataataatttttattttaaattcaacccaaaatttgataaaccatacaagttcaattttttaactaactaatctatatatataatgatgcttaatttttaaagtgtccaaattgccgggtcgagagctgtggttaatttggatatatatgagagtaaatgaatacttgggtcgaattgtgggttgacccgcccataaaattttactgtaatatttttttcacaattttttatattattactcgtgcaaatgcacgggatacatactAGTTTAGGAAAGTTCTCCAAATTTTATACcctgtcatttcttttatatatatatatatatatatatatattcaaaacaaaaataattcataatattgttattttaaaagtattattgaTTCTTATAgatatgtataaaataaatatttcttaaaaaattacaatttttttataaaatataataaataattagctATTTAATCAGGGCGAGTTTGATTCTTCTATTAATATGTATTACTTAATAATCTGTTGCTAATTTTGCATAATAAACTAATtgacaaaattataattaaaattttagttgaaactcaaaattataataaaacataatttattattattttttttttattttatttttttgatgaaaCTCAGTGTTTTATCTACCATCCTTACTTTAACtaataaactgaaatatattatactatttGAGTATTTGAGAATATGCTAAATTTAAAGTATAAGCCGAATCAAATTGAAGGTAAAATAGATATTGATATAAGTTtatactaaaaattaattaatctatttatttttaaatataaatttaagtgagataatattctttgaatatttttttagttatatatatataatttaatagtgTATTATTAATTTCGCTTTAATATGAGGTgttttaacaaagcttatttgtgatttcaaataatttaaaacaaactaATATGTGATTATATAGAATATAGCTAGTAAATTCAATACAAGAAGAGTGAAAGAAGAAATGTGGAGACGGAGCTTCAGCACCGGAGGAGCAAGCTCAAAGATCTCCTTAAAGGAGAAGAAATGGGACGCATTGGTCATTGGCGGCGGCCACAACGGCCTTACAGCAGCAGCATACTTAGCTCGCTCCGGCCTTTCCGTCGCAGTTCTCGAGCGGCGACACCTTATCGGCGGAGCTGCAGTCACCGAAGAGCTCATTCCTGGCTTCAAGTTTTCTCGTTGCAGCTATCTTCAGAGCCTCCTTCGTCCCTCTGTAATCAGGTTTTccctatttttatattataaactatCTGGATTGGATGTTCATAGTTGTTTATATCCTTTATATCAGTTCATTCAACCCTAACTGAAATGCAGTGAGCTAGACTTACCGAGACACGGTTTGAAGTTGTTCAAAAGGAGTCCTTCATCATTTACGCCTTGTCTTGATGGACGTTATCTTCTATTGGGACCTGATAAGAATCTTAATCACTCAGAGATTTCTAAGTTCTCCGTACAGGACGCTGAAGCTTATCCAAGGTTCTGAAGCTTGTCTCCACTATAACATTATGCTAAATTTGTTCTAGCGCTCTAGGAAACACGTAATCTCATCATGTTACATAACTTGATTGTTTCGATCATTTTCCTCTTTAAATGTATGCTGTCAAACTTTGAATCGGATTTGTAGATGGACAGTGGGGAGCTTTAGTATGGTTGCTTATGAGAGTGAAATAATTTTGTCAAACGTCGAGATGATGCATCTAAAGTGAATCCATGAACTCTAGGTTTCTCGAAACGGTATGCTGCAACTTTAGTTTGCAGATGTAACACACTGTAAACAAGTTGACTGATACCATTTATTTCAGGTGACACTAAGATTAAACCAATGATGCTTGTTTATAACACGAGGGAGATGGGAATATTGTCTTGATAGTTATATTCTTGTTACTTTCCTGGAGAATGTATCAATTAATAGATGAAAACCTGTCTACAGATTGTTCATCTTTTAGATTGATAAATTGAAATTCATTACTTCTGCATATAAGAATAAATGATTTGCATTTTCTAAAGAGCCTAACTGAAAACAAGTATTTTTTTAGGAgtattatttgatttgtttatagAAATTTCTTCTTGTTTAAAAGAAATGTGGAGGTTTctatattagaaataaataaaaacgcCACAATTCAAAATTGACGCTTTATGGTTTTCACATATTTCCTTGATtgtattttatctaattttttgcTCAAAGAaatatgttcatttatttattgtaaatataGGTATGAGATTCAATTAGAGAACTTTTGCAAATTCATGGACCCTCTCTTGGATTCCTCAACTCCTGAAAATATACAAGGTGGTACGTCTCTTGGTGCTCGAATGAAAAGTAAAATAGAGAAGTCAGCTTTTTGGGCGAAGTGTCTTCAACAGAGTGTCACAATGGGGCAGAAAGAAATGGTGTAATAACCTTTGCCTTCTCTTAAATGAAACTGTATgatttttatagttttgttaCTGAGTACCAATAAAGAGTTGCACAACTCTCTATGTAATTCTTGTTTGTTCTGTTCCATGATGCATTCATGTCAATCATGTATCAACTTATGACTCTTGATTGTGATTTAGTGTAGTGACTTTCTTGATTATTCTGCAGGGACTTCATGGATCTCTTATTGTCTCCAGCATCAAAAGTTCTAAATAACTGGTTTCAGGTTGTTGCATATTCtgtcttatttaatttatcaaatctaTGCATTCTAGAAactttgaaaataataattattagtcTCCCATGTCTGAATTGTTTTACATTTTTCCTTGCATGCGCCGGAgattttttcatcaaaattcaaaactaaTCAAAATGTATGGTTAGGACTTCACAGCATTCTGCACATGTCAACTTAGCATGCTTTTGGTTTAGAATATGGAGTTTCTTCATGACATTGTCAAGTGGAGAATTCCATTTATGCGCTTCCATGAGAATTGATTTCAAGAGCTAAAAGTTTTCCTTTCCGCCTTTCTTTTCTGTCTTGTTTTCCTCATCAAGTTTCAATTGATAATGCAGGAAGCACCATGTTCAGTTTTGTTTTCTCACAGTATTCTGTATCTGAATGACATTGACAGGGTGACATTCTAAAGGCGACCCTTGCAACAGATGCCGTAATAGGAAGCATAGTAAGGAATCATACTTTACAATCAAACAAATGTCTGGCTTTTAGTTGTAGTAAGATTAACTAAATATTCAAGTAACAAGTCTCACATAACCTAGGGTACTTCTTGATTGGTTTTGATTCTTAGAGAATGTATCATGTGATTCAtgtcttggagcttgtttgatgtagttttttttttaaataatcagatattttggaagaaaaaagattattgtttgatgaaaaagtggattatttgaattaatgactaaaaatatactttgtatttatatttaaaaatgtgaaaGAATAAAGTAAGAGTAAtttggtattttggttgatgatttgaaagaTTTGATTGATGAAGTGATTAATGATGGGATAAGGGGTTATTTCAAATAGGGCATTGGTTTACACTGAATTCCcatataaatttcaattaaaaacaTCAATAATACTGTTGACAGCTGATGTTTGCAGTCACGAAGCCTTAGAAATGAGTATAAAACATTGAACAATAAAGTTAGTAAATGTTAATGAGAAAGTTAAGGAAATCCATATCTTGATGATTTTATCATGTACAAAAAGAGTTCCTTAAAAGCTAATGAGGTGTAATCATAGTTTAATGTAGAAGAGATGCATAGAGGTTTTGTACAGACCCATCATGGGTTGCTTTGTGGCACGAGGCTTGAACTAAAGGGCTTCCTATCCCGTGGTTTCATAATAGATTCTCATCGAAATTACCATATTGAAGTGAGATGTCATGCCAGTGGGTTGTTGTGCTAGACTTCTCCATGGATTAGTCGTGGTGCACAAATACTGTCCTGGACACTtgttataaaaagtaaaataaagttGTCTACATAAATAGTTAAGAAATATACTACCTGCAATGTTAATAGATACATTATTCACGATTGagttctattaaaatataagattcaATTACTTGGGGAAAAGCGAATTTGAGTTAATATGGCATTGTTTATCAAAGTGCTTGACATTTTATGCATACAAGGTATTTAGCCGCTCTATATTCTTCATGTAGGCTAGTGTCAACACACCAGGAAGTGGATATGTTTTGCTGCATCATGTCATGGGAGAAACTGATGGTGATCGTGGCATTTGGTCGTATGTATATACGTTGAAATCTTGTTTTATTTCATGTTTGAATTTCCATAGATAAAAGAAGTAGATGCTACTTGATTtcttgatattgtttttatgggTTTCTTACATTTTTCTTGTGCAGCTTCAAAGTCAATAGACAAGCATATGCTGTCTTATCTTGATTAAAGCTGTAAGAATGACCTGTATGGAAGCTACATGTTCCTTCCCTTGATAAATCCTTTAGATGTTGTATGTATCATAACTGTTTTGGTGGAGAAAcacattaaataatttattaagctGAGGATTTGTCTACAGACAATTTATATTTCCAACTCTAATGATCCCATTGTCATGTTGTTGGTTTTAGATCCTGAACAACACTTATTTttccttacattttttttgttgtgaATTTGCCTTACTGTTGATCTACCTATACTAGTTAGTTCATTAATGGCTATAATCTAAAAACCTTAGTAGTTTATAACAACTTACGATCAACCAATCAAAAGCATTTTGGaacatgattaataatttaatatcttGTAGGTATGTTGAAGGTGGAATGGGCTCAGTATCTGCAGCCATTAGCAATGCTGCAACTGAAGCAGGCGCTCATATTGTAACCAATGCAGAGGTATGTTGAGCTGGATATATTCCTCTAGCATCTTCAAGTAATCTCCTAGTACAATCATCATCACAGTCACTTTTAAAAACTGTCAAAGTAAAATGTGAAAATGATTTGTTTGCATTTGGTATTAAAAGTGTGATTGAACTAAAACTTTTTTAGTGTAAAATGTGTGAAAAGTTGTAAACTTTTTAGATTGtgtatagaattttttttagatcACATATTTTAGCCAAATGGGAATAttgttttttagaattttgtcAATGTGACAAAAATCTCATACCAGTACTCATTGCTGATTACATGGCTAACTCCTTTCCAGTTTATAACATTTGGGTTAGTTCCCCTTACAAAGCTGTCTAAATCTGTTCTCTTGTATATAGAATATTCCACCTGTATCAGTTTATGTGGACAGTTGACCAAAATATGTTACCTTGGATGTTTAGTTTGTTTATGACTGCATCATCCAATTTTGTCATTTCTGAAATAGTTTTCCAACTGGGATATGTTGCCTTCTTTAGGTTTCAGAATTGTTGATTGATGATTCAGGTGCTGCAACTGGGGTCAGTTTCCTGTGCTCTTTCCTGGGTCAACTGGTTTCagcattttttaaatattttttttatctttgacaATTATGATTTAATGGTTTCATATGTTATTGGAATCATTTAGGTTTTACTAGCTGATGGGACTCGAGTACAGGCTTCAGTTATACTGTCAAATGCTACACCCTACAAAACTTTCTTGGTACTGTGTTATCATAAGAGCTCCCAATGATTATTTACCAAAATGTAACCAAGCTCGTCAAATGAGTATTTTTACAGGGATTTTGGTTTTGTAACAGGAATTAGTTCCTGCCCATGTTCTTCCAGCTGACTTTGTCCGTGCTATTAAGAACATCGATTATAGATCAGTAAGTTCCAAATAGATTTAAAATTCAGCttccatttgttgaaaaaatgACCATGAGTTCTTCCTATTAGTATGCTTTAGACATCATTTGAGAGCTCATCTATATTCTAACATGCGACCTCAGAAGTCGCTTTAAGAACTAATATGAATGAAAGTTTGACCATGATTCTTGCCTTAACAATGATCAATTTTTCAAGTCCACGAGTGTCATTACACTTGCACAAAATGCTATATTTGAGTGTTGTTGTCCTAGCGGGTCGGTATAAGCTGAAGCGTATTTTTACCCACTCAAGATAACTCTAGTGGTAAGAGTCTTGAACTAATAGGTTAAGGTCTCATGTCCGATTCACACTTAAAGCACCTTGATTGAAGCGGTGGGGATATTGTACTAGATTCCTTCAGGGAAAAGAACCATGGTCTCAAATTAGAAAATAAGGGGAAAAACTAATGCTATATAGTACTAGTTTATGGCTCTTCAATGATCATGTGTGTTTTAAACTTTTTGATGCTTTCAACTTCCTCATACAAATGTAATATTACTTTTGAAGGTGCTAAAGCTTCTATACCTTTTCCACTTACTCTTGTCGTGGCTTCTGGGTTTCAAGGATTGGATTAATTTTGTGCAAGAACAATCCATATGTGCTACTTTGAAGCTTAGCTACGTTTCATCTCTGAGAAAAAAATGTGCAtccccatttggaaacattattgtttaatgtttatgtatttgattcattttcagctacataaataaatttctgaatcagtctttgactaaatttaattttcaaatgtttttatgtttgaaaacaAATCTAGAAACAGAAACAATAAGTCTTTCCAAACGGGGTAATTTCTGCTGATCGGAAGCTTAGCTGGGTtcagttttgaaaaaaaaatcatgcaTGTCAAACTTCTTTGTCTTTTAGATTAAATCGCTGAAGGTGGCATTTGCAAAACTGAATCTTGGACTCAGTTGAGTTTTGCTGTTTAAGGCCAAAAGGAACAATATGTTTTAAGGTGTTTTTATACAAGTTTTAAGATTAACAAATGGATGAGTGACTGACAACTATTCCAATAGCTGCACTCAAGCTTCtatttgatttctcattttgaacCAGGCAACTACTAAAATTAACATAGCCGTTGAAAGGCTCCCTCAGTTCTCATGTTGCAACTTGCATCATCCTGATGGTGGCCCGGAGCATATGGGAACCATTCACATTGGTTCCGAGAGGTAGTGCTCGAGTGTCTATGTATACATTATTAATTACTGGTTCCTGCATTCTACtggtatttaaaaataaataaaagccaCATAATGGAAGATTTtagaccatttaaaaaaaataatggaagattttaaatattaaatgtcaGGTTCAAAATTAATAGCAACCTCATGCTGACATGGTTTCCACCATTCGTTCTAGTTACCTGGAAAATTAGGATGGTAGTGAGACACTTCACATCTATTTGTAGGGGCAAAGATTGGAGTAAAACCCAACACATTTTACccaattcaaacaaaacctaCTTTATAATGTTACAACCCGAATACTCATTCTAAACCCATTCTACCCAAATTACATAAAactaagggtgtgtttgatagaTTACATCAAAGcaaatttaaatcaaactatataaaataaaatctctctgcataataaatatcaaattattttattgagattttttaGTTACATGAAATAATTGTACCTGTAATATCCATCACTTATTAAATTGTTACATGATATATATCTGTAATAAATACAAGTTTACTCAAACAAGGCTTAAGGCTTAACTATAAACTATTGGaataatgttataatttgaaaaacaagACTACAAGGGGCCGGGCCAGGAGTCGAACACTAGGCAGAAACCTACCTGTTAGGACAATACTATTGTAATCAAATCGGGTTTTTTCGggttatatcatatattttaacttttttctacCCAAAATAAATTGCCTAAACTCAAAAAAAGTTGTTAAGAATAGGTTGGGTTTTCAGGTTTACCCAAAAATTGCTCATCCCTACCTATTTTACACCTTACATGAATGTTATGTTCTGATCCTCTTGTTACTGAATACCTAAATGATCACTAGATTCATCCCCTAACTATACACTTAATTACTGGGAGACCAAAAAGcgataaaaaattg is part of the Impatiens glandulifera chromosome 1, dImpGla2.1, whole genome shotgun sequence genome and encodes:
- the LOC124918821 gene encoding pyridine nucleotide-disulfide oxidoreductase domain-containing protein 2 isoform X1; the encoded protein is MWRRSFSTGGASSKISLKEKKWDALVIGGGHNGLTAAAYLARSGLSVAVLERRHLIGGAAVTEELIPGFKFSRCSYLQSLLRPSVISELDLPRHGLKLFKRSPSSFTPCLDGRYLLLGPDKNLNHSEISKFSVQDAEAYPRYEIQLENFCKFMDPLLDSSTPENIQGGTSLGARMKSKIEKSAFWAKCLQQSVTMGQKEMVDFMDLLLSPASKVLNNWFQGDILKATLATDAVIGSIASVNTPGSGYVLLHHVMGETDGDRGIWSYVEGGMGSVSAAISNAATEAGAHIVTNAEVSELLIDDSGAATGVLLADGTRVQASVILSNATPYKTFLELVPAHVLPADFVRAIKNIDYRSATTKINIAVERLPQFSCCNLHHPDGGPEHMGTIHIGSESMEEIDMACQDATNGIPSRRPIIEMTIPSVVDKTISPPGKHVVNLFIQYTPYKPSDGSWEDPAYRESFTQRCFSLIDEYAPGFSSSIIGYDMLTPPDLERVIGLTGGNIFHGAMGLDSLFLMRPIKGWSNYRTPLRGLYMCGSGSHPGGGVMGAPGRNAANVVLEDFREYKKI
- the LOC124918821 gene encoding pyridine nucleotide-disulfide oxidoreductase domain-containing protein 2 isoform X2; translated protein: MWRRSFSTGGASSKISLKEKKWDALVIGGGHNGLTAAAYLARSGLSVAVLERRHLIGGAAVTEELIPGFKFSRCSYLQSLLRPSVISELDLPRHGLKLFKRSPSSFTPCLDGRYLLLGPDKNLNHSEISKFSVQDAEAYPRYEIQLENFCKFMDPLLDSSTPENIQGGTSLGARMKSKIEKSAFWAKCLQQSVTMGQKEMVDFMDLLLSPASKVLNNWFQASVNTPGSGYVLLHHVMGETDGDRGIWSYVEGGMGSVSAAISNAATEAGAHIVTNAEVSELLIDDSGAATGVLLADGTRVQASVILSNATPYKTFLELVPAHVLPADFVRAIKNIDYRSATTKINIAVERLPQFSCCNLHHPDGGPEHMGTIHIGSESMEEIDMACQDATNGIPSRRPIIEMTIPSVVDKTISPPGKHVVNLFIQYTPYKPSDGSWEDPAYRESFTQRCFSLIDEYAPGFSSSIIGYDMLTPPDLERVIGLTGGNIFHGAMGLDSLFLMRPIKGWSNYRTPLRGLYMCGSGSHPGGGVMGAPGRNAANVVLEDFREYKKI